A window of Carassius auratus strain Wakin unplaced genomic scaffold, ASM336829v1 scaf_tig00216332, whole genome shotgun sequence genomic DNA:
CCCAAAGAGGTCCTATTTGATGTAAAGAAGATGTAAGTTATTGaatgaaatctctctctctctctctctctctctctatatatatatatatatatatgtgtgtgtgtgtgtgtgtgtgtgtgtgtgtgtgtgtgtagtttttgtTCCTCTACATGTGACAGTAATTATAATGTGTCTTGAGTCAGGTCTGAGCGTGTGATTCTCTTCTGTGTGTTACAGCGCGGAGATGATGTTGGTGGAGGAGTGTCGCTCTGTCGTTCCTCCAAACTACTTTGCTGAATGCATTTAAAACAGATGGAGCAGACTAACTCAAGATTAGATTCTTCCTGCTGcattacttacacacacacatcagtccgATGCTTTCCATGGCAGCTGTCTTTGATTGAATAATAATGATGGGTGGCGGGAGTTTAAATGAGAGTCTGAATATAGGGAGTTTGTGCATTAAGACACTTTAGTTCATTACTGTAATACTGTGAATGTCTAAACATATATCACTGTATAAACCTAAAAATATATCATTGTATAATCCAATATGATTGTGATGCTGCTGAGAGCTTTTAAACACTGTCActttatcataaaaaataaaatgaacaaaccaatgtgtgctctttcttttctttaaatccaaaagcaacaAGATGCCTCATAGTTTTTAAACATATGCATATATCCATGATGCATCGTGCAGGGAAAGAGAAAAagcaaataatatacaaattgtttaaataattaacatGTTAGTCAGCTGGTAAAGTTTTAGCTCAGCCATCACCAGCTGTTGTCTGAAATCTATTGCAATCTATATTCTATGCATTTAAGATGCACACTTTCCCctgcaataataattaaaaaattaaaaaacagactgtaaataaatgattatttttattaagacCGAATGAGCTGAGGatatgattttaaatattcaagtatttaatttttgtattaatatatgttgttgttgctggagacagacagagacagtctTCTGTATGTGATTCATCAGACTTATCACTACAAAAATTTGCAAGCTGAAATTTGTCACTCTAATGTAAGCTGCAAATCATCTAGTGTGCTGACTGAGACAATGCAAAAGATCAAGTCTGATTTAAATTGTCCTGTTTGGATCATTCATGATTACCAAATGATCCTTAAATTAGCTTGTCTGAACTCATTTTCTTGACTAAAACCAATGCGGGTTTCTAGAAAGCACTAATTAAATGTCAGCACCTTGCCCCAAAAAGCACTTTCCCATGAAAGCATTTTGTTGTTACAAGGAATTGTGGTGTTGACCCCACCAACAGATCcatccaaaacaaaaaacacagcgAGGATTTAAAGCTTTAAAGCGTGATTTCTATTATCTGTCTGCTGCATGCCacagaaattatttttgaaatgcaagctaaaatgacatgaatgtgaCAACACAGGAAACAAGGGCTGATTTTTACATTTAGGAATAAGAATTTACTCAGTGTGGTTTTGGTGGATAAAGAAACCTTGGGAGGAACTACAATTCACCAGGAAGAGCCCATCCTACTCTGAcacgaataaaataaaaaataaaaaatctgttttatcaCTGTACCAACATACAATAAAGAGCAAATTTCCTcttcacactctctcacacactcacgtGAGTGCAAGTTCCCCCAGCTTTCTCTCAGCGAGCTCACATTCTCAAAAATAAACCCGTGAATAAACAATTCAGTGAGGTCACTCGTTTTAGTTTGTCTGCCTCACCTTGCTTATACACTTCAGTTGCGGACAACAAAATGCTTGTTTTCCGACAAGAAGTGTAGACATTGCATGCAAATTGTGCCCCCAGTGAACAGTGAGTCAGGCTTTATTCGACTACAGGTTtttcagattacagattttaGACTCCGCCCCAAATGCGATATGGATTATGCCGGAGCAATCCCTGACTATTCAGCAATTGGCAGCATCTTTTCAAACCAAGGACAACATGCCCCCTAAGGTTTTTCCGAGGTTGCCCGGCTGTACGGTGGCGGCCACCTCTGTAATTCCTCTGGGCCTGCTTCACATGCAGCACCTTCAGTTTGGGCTCAAAGCACGTGTTCCACCCCACGCCTAGGGTAGACCACTGCTGTATCAAGTCTGTGGCCCCCTGGATGAACTCTCACCTGTTCCAAACAGGAATGAGATTAGACCTGACCTCCAGATGGAAGGTAGTCGCAACGGGTTTGGGTGCTCCTGGTCAGCACTGGAGTAATACCTGCTTATCAACTGTCTAGAGATGTTTGCGGTTTTCTTAACCCTGAAAGCCTTCCTTCCGTTATTTCTGGTGGGTTAAAGTGCCACTGGTTTGTGCAGCAACATAAAAACATGGACAAATCAGGCTTGCAGAAATGCGTGACTTGTTATTATCTCTATAACTGTGATTGGTTTTATTCTAATCTTGTTATGAGCCAGtaatacttcaaataaaatacaaaaataaaaacatgacgataatgtaatgtttaatcatgTTTTTCACAGTTTAAATTctctttactaaaaaaaaaaaaaaaaaaaaaacgaattatacCATAAGGCTTTGTCGCTTATTTTTGTTTCCGATCAGCGATCACACTGGAAATCAcgtatttttaaagtatttttgttttgtttcgatGGTAACACCCTTtattcaatgttttttcttttgattatttcttaatattttttcacactTATTGATCATTTGAATTAATCAACATTGGAACAGAGATAAGAGCAAATTTATGTGCAAGCATTTTGCATGAGCATAGGCCTAGATTCTTTATTCACTAATAAactaatacaatatatatatatatatgactgtgcAAACAGTGGTcataaagtgtacatattaattTATCAGCACATCATTTTTCTGGTCTCTTATATGCACCTATATCATGGTAAGGTGTGTCAAGTGTTTCTATATGCGCACTAGTTTAAATCCCAAACGTCCTGACCTGTATGCATTGGCACTCTTTCCACCCTGCATGGTAACAGACAAACTAATCAAGCTGATACAGAACAAAGCAAACTCACATTTTGCTTGCATCACTGTATTACAGCAAAATGCTTTCCCTcctagaatttattttatttttattgaacctAAATTCACAGGTCCACCCAGCATTGTCTCATGCACCAGTCAGTCTGTCCGGGTCTTTCTTGCGGTCGTCACATAACCCGTACGTGACATCCGATCCTGGCTGAGACAAAGACTATTCAAAAGACCATGCTCTTTACTTCATTGTGTTTTCCCTAGTTATAGAACTTGATTCTGTGCAACCCAGAAACACTGAAACCAAGCCAAAACATTTCATCCAGAACACAAAGTGCCTTAAAACCTCCTACGCGCTGACACACAAGCTTTCAAACTGTTCTTTCACATAACCCACTGACACACAGATGGCCTCTCTCAGGGGAACAGCTGGGTCTATATCTACACTACGCTTACAATGATTCCCTGAAAACTGATTCATCCAGACGTGAAGATGTTGGCAGTTGTGGTTGTTTTATTTCTAGCAGTCGGCGTGAGTGACGGCGTGATTTTGAGTAAATGTGAGCTGAAGCAGCAGCTTGAAGAAGGCCTTACTCTTCAAATCCCCAATTCTGCAGACGTGCTGGCACAGAGTGAGTCTCTATTTACATCCCCAGCTTTAGATAAACTGTACCTATCACTGCTTCTGTGTAGATTCTTGTACTGTTGAAGTAGTTTGCAGGTGAGCATAGCATAGAACACACTATGTTCTTTATTTGCATTGaaggttccatgaagaacattaAATGTCCATTAAATCTTTCCATTCCATAAAGGGATATTTAAAGTGGAAGaaggttgtattttttattttattttattttttacaaatgttcttCACAGTAAGAAAATTAAATGCCTATTTTGCCTAACTGTTCGCTGAAAGGTTGGACCCAAAATGCTGTGAAAGTTTCATTTTTAAGTTGGATGCAacagaacattcttcaaaaatggCTGAAATGAATGAAATCTCTTTTCTTTACAGTCGTGTGTCACGTCCAGCTGACCTCTGGCTTCAATACCAGCGCTATTAAGACGATCCCTGAGCCACAAGAGCCTCGTAGCGGTCCTCGTCGTGGTAGGTCTCCCAGAGGAAATAATAAAGGCGGCTCTTCCAGTAATGAAAGTGATGAGGACAAAGATGAGGTCTGGACCCTGTACGGCTTGTTCCAGCTCAGTGACCATGTGGTGTGCAACTCTGCTCAGAGTCGTGCACTGAACCTCTGCAGACTGTCCTGCGACAGTGAGTATATTTAATCTAGAAAGAGATGATGGACTGGTTGATACGGCAAGATAACAACCAGTCTGGGGTTCTTGTGAAAGAAATCAATACATATattttgcaaggatgcattaaattgattacaaGTGACTGAAATGCATAATGTTATGataatgaatgttgttcttttgaacattttggTCATTGAAGGATCCTTTAAAAGAGTATGTCTTGCACAAAAATgtgaagcagcacagctgttttaaaatgtataataatcagaaatgtttcttgagcagcaaatcaatcagtatattagaacaatttctgaaggatcatgtgacactgaagactggattaatgatgctgataattcagctttgcatcacaggaataaattaaatattacaatatattcaaatagaaaacagttattttaaattgtaatattatttcagaatatttcagtttttactgtacatctaaacaaatatatggtgagcagaagagactttttcatATGCATAAATATTCTCTAAAATTAAATGTGATTGTTCTCCTTTTCAGAGCTGATTGATGATAACACCAGCGATGACATAGCCTGTGTCCAGACCCTTATAAATGCACTGTGAGTActtcaataaaacacacaaatgtcAGAAAATGATATTATCCAGTGCAGTATGATTTAATTAACTGTGACACAACATTATACATCCATTACACATTCATTTTGCAGACTgtagtattaatatttattccatgtagaaattatataaatagtgAATCCTCATAAAGCAGGTGAGTGCAAGTGTCCTGAAATTGTGTTCATCTGACTTTAACAGAACGTATCCGATTCCTGACCCCGAAACTGCTAGACACATCCATAAAATGTAAGTGAATGAAACAAGAACCAATTCAATAAAGCAATTAATGGAAAACATGAGTTTACTGTGTTTGCATGCAAGTATGTTAAAACTACAATAGCTAATATCACTGGCTTGactaaactgatataaaaataaaaaaaatcatgtttcctATTTTCCTTTGACAGGATCTCGCTGATCCACCAGCCGGAGTGTATGACCATGAAGGCCACTTCGTACTTTGCCATCTGTCAAACACCATAAAGTCCTGACCTCTATTAGCCCCCTCCTTTACTTTTGCATTTAGGTGCAATTATATTTGTAGCTTTCTTGCAAGACGACAAAATCCCAGCACAAGCTTGTGTTTTGTACTAGCCTGTATGAGTCATTAAATCCATTTGAAACGCAAGGTTGTtctcattaatttaattaaggcCCTTGTTAAGGTTTTTTACTATCAGCCAGTATTCAGTAGGCAACATACTAAATACATAGAACATCCACTAGATGGCGTGCTTGTAATTATAGCAATAGCACACACTTGATTATTGTGTACTGAGATAAACAACAGACTTTTTTCTCACTGAGAAATGTATAGACAGAACAACTAAATAACCATTTTTTACATGTACATGCAGCAGCTGTTTTGTTTCTCTGGtgctacaaatataaaaattagataaaaatCCCAAGCAAGATTTTTTCCAGCAAACTCTGATAAAGCTGTCATTGGGGCAGTAAACTAAAAAGTGTACATATTCTGAAAGGGTACTGCCCCAGATACagcttttgtgcatttttttctgaGACTGAAAGGTGTTAAGCGGATCTTTTGAATGTGGATTCCtgattttaatattgataatatctaataataacaaaaataatagttacatgctattgtattttttttttcaatgtaccTTGATATGCAATTGACATATATTAAGTATGAAGGCAATATGCAATGTGATTGCATGAAAAACTGCATGCCTGCAAAAAGTTCAGTGACACTTAGCAGCCTTTAATATGGTCTTTATTAGAAATGGTTTAGATGACTACATGATAATGCAAAACCTGCCAGCATCGTGCTAATTATTTATGCAAACTATGACTGATGCAGTCTTGCAGATATAAAAACATGACATAATACTGTGATAGTCTCTACTAAAAATTGTGGTACAACACAAAGTGCGTCTAACTAGGCAATAGTTCAAAGTAAAACACACAGTGATTACTCAGCCTACTGTAAATACAAGCACAACTATACTCTCATGTCCATGTGGTATACAATACATTGTTGTAATGTGAAACTAATATGAATATCAAGATCTCTATTATGGTAAAGTATAAAAAAGTATAGAAAGTCAGGCACATACTTTTAAGTTTTTCtctgttattttagtttaatagaTTAGAAATCAACGGACAGACAAGAGGACAACAAAAAACTGAGATAGCCCTTGTGTCATCTTcactccctgctgaaaaaaaaaaaaacagtagacaCCATCACACTATTTCTAATGGTTTAACTGGTTATAATGGAAAACTtctattggtggcttgttaaaaccaGTAAATCTTTATGGAACAAGTCACAAAACACACACTACaccatttttaatggtttaaatggTTAAAAGTTAATGGTTTATAATGTATGTAGTGGAAACCATTGTAATTTTTTGGGATGgtcttattatttaattgttcccCAGCAGCAGGGCTCTGTGACATCTAGCCCCGGAGTCTCTTTAGTAAGCTTCTTCGTTGCTTCTCAGACGAACTCCCCGCTGGACACGAGCTCTGGACACAGTTTGGCCTCGAGGTCTTCGATCGTGATGGACTCGACGTCTTTCCCGCTGCTGAGGCTCGCGGCTCGCGTGATCTTGGTCAGCGTGTCCTCGTAGGGCGGCGGGAGGTAAACCATGAGGAACACCCCGTCAGACATGTCCGAGCTCGTGCTGTTCAGCCGCTCCGCGTTCCCGGTGAGTGACGACAGGATCTCGGCGTTGCGCTCCGGGTCCTGCAGGTCCAGCGCGATGATGTTGGCCAGTCCGAGCTTGTTCTGCCTGAACCTCCGGTAAACGAGGACGAACACGGCACCGAACACGAGGAGCGTGGCGAGCGGGAGGATGATGTACAGGACAAGCTCCGATTTCCCGTCGTTTTGGCTCGAAAGCTCATTCCAGTGGTAACCCTATAGGGACGTAAaggacatattttttattaaaaatatatattttttgtattctattcATTTACTATCTgcttgttttcataaaaaaaagaaaagaaaaaaaaactagcttctcaattttttgtagctatttgttttctttctattAAATAAAACCTGATTGCACTATAgtttcttattttttgttttatgtaaaatcattttctaactcttttaaattcattttaaataagtacatttttaataattgtactttcttttatgtaaatcactttgaattaccattgtttacgaaatgtgctatataaataaatttgcctTGCCTtacctatataaataaaaaagtaaaaaaggccactagcttgctctattctttttcttttctgtttttttttcatgttatttattatataatttaataaaactaattttcaTGTACTGCATTAGGCTGTGTCTTGTCTTAGCACTTACATATCATAGCTCTTTTTGATTGCTTCCTGGTTTAAATGatctggtttaagctggtcttcaATGATGTTCAACACTGAAAAAATGGTACAATAACATTTCAACCTAAATAGTGGACTTTGCTTTTTTCTTAAATTCATACACAATTGCCACCTCATGAAATAATTCTGTTTTCTCACGTGATGGGATTTACTTGGTTTAATTGGACAACCAGCTGGTTTGACAGCCTGACTAACTGAAAAGTGCCTAAAAATGCTTTTAATCTGGAAGAAAATCTACAGTAGCCAGCTGTTTTTAGTAGTGAGATGATATCTGAATGTATGAAACTAGATAGAAAAATGAAGACTGATCTTTGATCTTTTGAAATTTCATATACCCTAACaaactaatttaatttctaaactAAATGTCTTGTTCAGCTCACGAGAAAACCATAGGATGCTTTAATGAAACAAGAAACAACAGAAAGATTTGAAAAAcctataaaacacaattttaagtACAGAGCCATATCGAGACTACAGTGAAAAATTgtcttgaaaataaaacaatgtaaaagttaTTTGTTGAACCTAtagcatatatgcagcatatccAGGGATGGATCCACTATCTTCTTGAATGCACTGAAGTAAAGCAACCATTCTTTAATAAATACAGCTGTTTACTAATCCAGAACCAGCGCCTCCACCCTAACCTGACTGCATCCTAAAATCTAGTGCTTCTCCAACCGTTTACTAATCACATAATGCTGCTTTTCAGCTAGATTAGATATTTTGGTCCTATAAACCCCTTCATTTACGCCAAACCACACTGTCACCTTAAATGAACCCCTGTGGAGATCACAACTGAGCTTCAGGTCATCACAGCATCAAAATTGAAGACAAAACAAATGTCAGAGTGTAACAATGACTTTAATTCTCACACAAATGGAACTGCACAATTTCCATTCTTTATAGAGGTTCTTTGGATTATTTAAAAGTTCttcaaacaaagaaacattttttttaaagaactgtttactgaaagCTTCTCTcaatggttcttctatgacatcacCACTTTGGAACCTTCATTTTTGGAACTAATCAATCTTCTGTCCATCTTGAATCCCAGCTTTCGTCTTGACTGGGATAGTTCACTAACCTGTGGTCGTTGTACTGCAGTAGGCGGCGATGGGGACCCAGACACCCAGTCATCTCTTCCAGCAGGTCCAAACTTTATCCAGCTGCTGTCCAGCAATCGTTGCATGCTTCTGCTGACAGAAGAGCGTCGGCTGATGGAGGATGAGAGAGTCAGGCCAGCAGCGGTCTAAAGAGCGCAGTAGGATAACAGCTGCATCTTGTGTCTCTCTGAATGTGAGTGTGAGAgccagagtttgtgtgtgttaagtACTGTCTCACATGCTCGCACATGCAGATCAGCGGAAATCAGGCCAGTGGTCAGCCAATGGCACGAGGCGAAAAAAGACCCGAAAGGCAATCATTTGGGGATTTGTGATGCGCACAGCTGGCCTATATTTAATAAACAGCGGAGGGGGATAGAGAAGATGGAGCTGTCAATCAAATGAGTCAAAGTGCTGCTGCGGTTTGCAGTGGTGGCAGAAATGGGCGGGGCTTCTCCTTAGCATTCAGAGTTTCACATGTGTTTAGATAAACATCTAGGAATGCTTCAGTTCAGACATCTGTTGCTTTAAGATATACTGTAGCCTACTTCTTTGCTTAGGAGAAACTTAACCGTTTAGCCAAACATATGAAATACTAGTCAGAAAaatcgtttctttttttttaattggacagtttatttaagttttatgttTTGCATCAGATGATACAGTAAGAATAATGAGCTCACACTTGAGGAGGAAAAAGCACCTCTATTTTATTCAGATGCCTGAACTGAacaaaaaatatgcaatttagtGCAGTTGCTGTTTTTTATATGGCCAGAAATGAAGAAATTCTGATAGTTGGTCATGtaaatcagtaagatttttataatAGTAACAGACTacttatataaatgcatatgtgGCAAGTGTAATGTTGTTACACTagattattgaaattattattaactaatagtACTAATACAAGAGGCTTTAATTTTGAAACTGGTATCAGGAATAATTTCACAGTGAAGTCATGTGATCACAAGCACAaaactattgttatttttatttctttttacatatataatttgtatttctttttttttattagtttgattttctttttggaattgttaatctatataaaatgtttagGAACAACCGTTTACGTGAGTTACGTCGTGTGTTAGCGCTAGGGAAGGGCTGATGTAATTTcctgtgctctctctctttcgcggGATGTCGTTGCGATGAGAGGTATATTTTATCAGCTCCTCAGAAAAGTGTTTGAATCTATTAAATTACTTActgattattgatttttttttttttttttttgcacgaaaTCAGTTTGTTTGTTAACTTTTCCTTATTATGGGATTACTAGTCCAAgttagtaacattgtaaaaagtaTGTTTAATCGAAGTGTGAATTCATGTGATGGTCGCCATTACACGTGCAGTATGCTGCTGAATTAATTACATGACGATGCATACTTCGGTAAAACAGAGTTATTCAGTTATGAATTATACATTAGTGATTGCGTGAAGTTTGTCTGTTTAACTTTAATGATCCATGAGAGGTTTGAATGTATTTGCTGTTATATAAGTGTACAGTGTAACACTATGCAATGATTGACAGGCACTGCTAGACCTGATATTCTTCTGTTACTACCTGCTGATGTCTGTTATACTTTGATACAGGTATGTAAATGGATCATTATAGTATTGGTTTCTTTTCCTGTATGTTTTAATGCTCTCTTTCGCGGGATGTCGTTGCGATGAGAGGCACTGCTAGACCTGATATTCTTCTGTTACTACCTGCTGATGTCTGTTATACTTTGATACAGAAACGTCGCTGAGAGTAAACCACGTGACAACTGCATCATGGTGTGAAGTCTCTTTTATTATCAAAACACACAACGCAGAAGGAAACCCACTACACAATGGTGCCGTGACCCACCGTTTGGTTTGCTGGTAGCTGACCGCCTGGGATGCTGAAAGTGTGACCGTCTTTCCTGGGACTGTGCTGACGTCGTCGTGATCTGCGGGACTGGAGCTGATCATTAGTGACTGGTTTGGACtcttgactttttctttttctttcaaaaaaaaataaaaagggacactttttttttctggaaaagaaTTAAGGACTTCAAATTTCCGatcaaatttatttgtttattaggaAAATTGAGATAATTCGTTATGACAGATGACAAGGAGGAGAGGTTCACATTTGAACACCGCATGATGGCTGGTAGAGGAAGGGGTGCGCTCCTGACCACACCTGACCGTGGTTTTCAGCTTATGGGTCCTGAGTATGCAAGCACTGGGAGGGGTGGAAAGCTGAGATTGTCAGATGCTAGACTCGACGTAAGCTGCAGTCCAATAACAAAACCTGGTAGCCCAGAGTGTACAAAACATGAATCTGAACTCTCAAGTGACATGAGTAGCCTCATCAGACAAATTGGATCTGAAATTGGTGAAGCTATCAGGGACAGTTTGTTGCAGACTAGACATTCAaatctgccatctagtggttgttTTGGAGAAAACACTAACATTTCTGACAACAAGATACCGAATGCAACCATTATCGATGCTTCCAAGTTGAATTTAATACTGAAGTCTGAGATAACTGCACCTCCTTATTATCGTGGAGATGGTACAGATAAGTGTTCCATGATGGAGTGGGAAGAACTGATGCGAGTGTACTTAAACAAAAAAGAAGTGATAGAATCTGAAAGGGTTGAAGAAGTAATGAATAGACTAATGGGGAGGGCCAGGGACATCATTAAGGTTTGGCTGAGCAACAGAATAGTTACTCCAACTGTTGATGCTGTGTTCACAGTTTTGAGACACCATTTTAGTGATTCCAGTAGCTCAGGAATGCCTTTAGCCGATTTCTACTCTGTGAAACCTTACTCCAATGAGAGCTCTCTGGATTATTGGATAAGGTTGAACAAAGCAGCTGAGGTGGCTGAGCAAAGTCTTAGAGAGGAGGGAAGGACATTAGAAAATCGAAGCAGAGAACTGGCTGTGATGTTTATACGACATTGCCCTGATAAGGATCTGTCTTTTGTGTTCAAAAGT
This region includes:
- the LOC113097597 gene encoding lysozyme C, milk isozyme-like yields the protein MLAVVVVLFLAVGVSDGVILSKCELKQQLEEGLTLQIPNSADVLAQIVCHVQLTSGFNTSAIKTIPEPQEPRSGPRRGRSPRGNNKGGSSSNESDEDKDEVWTLYGLFQLSDHVVCNSAQSRALNLCRLSCDKLIDDNTSDDIACVQTLINALTYPIPDPETARHIHKMISLIHQPECMTMKATSYFAICQTP
- the LOC113097615 gene encoding small integral membrane protein 28-like; the encoded protein is MQRLLDSSWIKFGPAGRDDWVSGSPSPPTAVQRPQGYHWNELSSQNDGKSELVLYIILPLATLLVFGAVFVLVYRRFRQNKLGLANIIALDLQDPERNAEILSSLTGNAERLNSTSSDMSDGVFLMVYLPPPYEDTLTKITRAASLSSGKDVESITIEDLEAKLCPELVSSGEFV